One stretch of Coleofasciculaceae cyanobacterium DNA includes these proteins:
- a CDS encoding FAD-dependent oxidoreductase — protein sequence MKEVAVAKINDLENGQMQQIAVEDSQILLSKIENKFYATGAFCSHYGAPLAKGVLCGKRIVCPWHNACFNAIAGQQEEPPGLDSLAHFPVRVEGEQVLIGLPEEISQHRTLEMARHEPSADHRTFVVLGAGAAGTAAVEQLRQQGFQGKIILVSAEAKLPYDRTKLSKGYLQGQAKPETLPLRSCEFYDQHAIELLFGQAVIKADALNKTITFEDNSSFKFDSLLLATGGIARKLDVPGSDLANIYTIRQPEDVNSILETVKGAKKAVVVGSSFIGMEAAASLIQQGLEVTVVSPSDVPFKKILGDKLGKMFQQIHQSQGVTFKLKTKVSEFTGENKVESAVLENGEKVATDLVILGIGVEPNTSYLAGVELNDKDNSISVNEYLQTKIQDIYAAGDIAKFPYAPMEKSTRIEHWRLAAQHGRIAAVNMLGKNKLQEVVKIVPFFWSGQYDLKLRYVGHAEEWDDLKIDGDLEQPKFLAYYLKNDRVMAVAGLNRDRDIAAISELMRLQKMPSAAAVKDTEINWLDMI from the coding sequence ATGAAAGAAGTAGCCGTAGCTAAGATAAACGACCTGGAAAATGGTCAAATGCAGCAAATAGCTGTAGAAGACTCGCAAATATTACTATCTAAAATTGAAAATAAATTTTATGCCACAGGGGCATTTTGTAGCCACTATGGCGCACCACTAGCAAAAGGGGTGTTATGCGGTAAAAGAATTGTTTGTCCTTGGCATAATGCCTGTTTTAATGCGATCGCAGGACAGCAAGAAGAACCTCCAGGTTTAGATTCTCTAGCTCATTTTCCTGTCCGAGTGGAAGGAGAACAGGTATTGATCGGGCTGCCGGAAGAAATTTCTCAGCATCGTACTTTGGAGATGGCGAGACATGAACCTAGTGCAGACCATCGCACCTTCGTCGTTTTAGGTGCAGGCGCAGCAGGTACAGCAGCAGTTGAGCAGCTTCGCCAGCAAGGGTTTCAAGGTAAAATAATTTTGGTTAGTGCCGAAGCAAAGCTGCCTTATGACCGTACTAAGTTAAGTAAGGGTTATCTTCAGGGTCAAGCAAAACCAGAGACGTTACCTTTACGAAGCTGCGAATTCTATGACCAGCACGCTATTGAATTGCTTTTTGGTCAAGCCGTAATCAAAGCAGATGCCTTAAATAAAACCATTACTTTTGAAGATAATTCAAGTTTCAAATTTGATTCGCTGTTATTAGCCACGGGAGGAATAGCTAGAAAGCTAGATGTTCCTGGGTCAGATTTAGCCAATATTTATACGATACGACAGCCAGAAGACGTTAATTCAATTTTGGAGACGGTAAAAGGCGCGAAAAAAGCTGTGGTAGTTGGTTCTAGCTTTATCGGCATGGAAGCAGCAGCTAGCTTAATTCAGCAGGGGTTGGAAGTTACAGTAGTTTCTCCCAGCGATGTTCCGTTTAAAAAGATTTTAGGCGACAAACTAGGAAAGATGTTTCAGCAAATTCATCAATCACAGGGCGTTACTTTTAAATTGAAAACTAAAGTCAGCGAATTTACTGGAGAGAATAAAGTTGAGTCTGCTGTTCTAGAAAATGGCGAAAAAGTGGCTACCGATTTAGTAATTTTGGGTATTGGCGTTGAACCAAACACCAGTTATTTAGCAGGAGTAGAACTCAACGACAAAGATAATAGTATTTCCGTCAACGAATATCTACAAACTAAAATTCAAGATATCTATGCAGCAGGAGATATTGCTAAATTTCCTTATGCACCTATGGAAAAGTCTACTCGCATCGAACACTGGCGTTTAGCAGCACAGCATGGACGTATAGCAGCAGTTAATATGCTAGGAAAAAATAAACTGCAAGAAGTTGTCAAGATTGTGCCTTTCTTTTGGTCTGGTCAATACGATCTTAAATTGCGCTATGTGGGACACGCGGAAGAGTGGGACGATCTGAAAATAGACGGAGATCTAGAACAGCCAAAATTTCTCGCCTACTATCTTAAAAATGATCGAGTTATGGCTGTGGCGGGATTAAATCGTGATCGCGATATTGCAGCAATATCAGAATTGATGCGTCTCCAAAAAATGCCCAGTGCCGCAGCAGTCAAAGATACTGAAATTAATTGGCTTGACATGATTTAA
- a CDS encoding GMC family oxidoreductase yields MNHYDVIIIGAGAGGGTVAYSLAPTGKRILIIERGGYLPKEDDNWNPEAIFQGRKYQVEEKWLDHDNNSFRPQAFYNVGGNTKVYGAALQRMRAEDFGELKHQSGVSPAWELSYQDMESYYTRAESIFKIHGQKGEDITEPPMSAEYPFPALPHEPRMQEVADELEQLGLHPHHLTLALDRNTEDPENSNCIRCATCDPYPCKIDAKLDAQIACIDPATKYDNVEIKINTLVTKLITDDSGKRLLAVEVEVDGNREQYSGDIFVLSCGSINSAALLLRSKSEQHPDGLANSSGMVGRNLMLHNHSSIVAIADKPNPVKFQKTLGFNDFYFGSPDHNYPLGQVQMTGKSTWNRLALFSPGSIPQSTLEFMADHAVDWWLTSEDLPDPNNRVTVTDEGKIKVDFTRNNLKAHQDFVDMWQSYLRRVDFFLFMVTTVPLSAVWHQVGTCKFGSDPQTTVLDLNCRTHDVDNLYVVDGSFFPSMGAVNPTLTIIANALRVCDHLKDSIE; encoded by the coding sequence ATGAATCATTACGACGTAATCATTATCGGTGCTGGTGCAGGTGGCGGAACTGTGGCATATTCCCTCGCCCCAACAGGTAAACGAATTTTAATTATAGAAAGAGGCGGATATTTGCCTAAAGAAGACGATAATTGGAATCCTGAGGCGATTTTTCAGGGTCGAAAATATCAGGTAGAAGAGAAATGGTTAGACCATGACAACAATAGTTTTAGACCCCAGGCTTTTTATAACGTCGGCGGTAATACGAAAGTTTATGGCGCAGCCTTACAAAGAATGCGTGCGGAAGATTTTGGGGAATTAAAACATCAATCAGGTGTTTCTCCTGCTTGGGAACTAAGCTATCAAGATATGGAATCCTATTACACTCGCGCCGAAAGCATCTTTAAAATCCACGGACAAAAAGGCGAAGACATTACCGAACCGCCGATGTCAGCAGAATATCCTTTCCCTGCTTTGCCCCATGAACCCAGGATGCAGGAAGTCGCTGACGAATTGGAACAGTTAGGCTTGCATCCGCACCATTTAACCCTGGCGCTTGATCGCAATACAGAAGATCCTGAAAATAGCAACTGTATTCGCTGTGCTACCTGCGATCCTTATCCTTGCAAAATTGATGCTAAGTTAGACGCTCAAATCGCTTGTATTGACCCCGCCACAAAATACGACAACGTAGAAATTAAAATCAATACTTTAGTCACAAAGCTAATCACTGATGATAGTGGTAAGCGGCTTTTAGCGGTCGAGGTAGAAGTAGACGGCAACAGAGAACAATATAGCGGTGATATTTTTGTCCTTTCTTGTGGTTCGATTAATTCCGCTGCACTACTTTTAAGGTCCAAGAGTGAACAGCATCCTGATGGTTTGGCAAACTCCTCTGGTATGGTAGGACGCAACCTCATGCTACACAACCATTCTTCCATAGTGGCGATCGCCGATAAGCCCAATCCAGTCAAGTTTCAAAAAACCCTTGGCTTTAATGACTTCTATTTTGGCAGCCCCGATCACAACTATCCTTTAGGACAAGTTCAAATGACGGGTAAGTCTACATGGAATCGATTGGCTCTATTTTCTCCTGGCTCTATACCTCAGTCTACCTTAGAATTCATGGCAGACCATGCTGTGGACTGGTGGTTAACAAGTGAAGATTTACCAGATCCCAACAACCGCGTCACTGTAACCGATGAAGGTAAAATTAAAGTTGATTTTACCCGCAATAACCTTAAAGCTCACCAGGATTTTGTCGATATGTGGCAGAGTTATCTTCGCCGAGTTGATTTTTTCCTCTTTATGGTGACGACTGTGCCTCTTTCTGCCGTATGGCATCAGGTGGGTACCTGTAAGTTTGGTTCAGATCCTCAAACTACTGTTCTTGACCTCAACTGTCGTACTCATGATGTCGATAATTTATATGTCGTAGATGGTAGCTTTTTTCCTTCTATGGGTGCAGTAAATCCTACTTTAACGATCATAGCTAATGCTTTGCGTGTCTGCGATCATCTCAAAGACAGCATAGAATAA
- a CDS encoding GTP-binding protein, protein MLETSQQELPVTIITGFLGSGKTTLLNQILQNNHNSKVAVLVNEFGDINIDSQLLVSYDDDMVELSNGCICCTINEGLVKAVQRILAKEEKVDRLIIETTGVADPLPIILTFVGSDFRDFTRLDSVITVVDAETFTPEHFDSEAAFKQITFADILLLNKTDLIDEGQLRGLETYIASIKKSPRIIHTNYAQVPLPLILDVGLTAIDSYVQEKQHHEHHDHHHHSPHLEADSFVSMSFQSDKPFDVYKFQKFLTEQLPLEVFRAKGIIWFAGSELRHIFQLCGQRSDLKSDRWSTPPANQLVFIGRHLDIDKLRQQLNDCLATSVTV, encoded by the coding sequence ATGCTAGAGACTTCCCAGCAAGAATTACCCGTCACCATCATCACAGGGTTTCTCGGTAGTGGTAAAACCACCTTACTCAATCAAATTCTGCAAAATAACCACAACTCAAAAGTCGCAGTATTAGTTAATGAGTTTGGCGATATCAATATCGATTCTCAACTTTTGGTTTCCTATGATGATGACATGGTGGAGTTAAGCAATGGTTGTATTTGCTGCACCATTAATGAAGGGTTGGTAAAAGCAGTACAAAGGATATTAGCCAAAGAAGAAAAAGTAGATCGTCTGATTATTGAAACTACTGGTGTAGCCGACCCTTTACCGATTATTTTGACTTTTGTTGGTTCGGATTTTCGCGATTTCACTCGCCTCGATTCAGTTATTACCGTAGTTGACGCAGAAACCTTTACCCCAGAACATTTTGATAGCGAAGCAGCTTTTAAACAGATTACTTTTGCCGATATTCTGTTATTGAATAAAACAGATTTAATTGACGAGGGACAATTACGAGGATTAGAAACCTATATTGCATCTATCAAAAAGAGTCCCAGGATTATTCATACGAACTATGCTCAAGTTCCTTTACCGTTAATCTTAGATGTCGGTTTAACTGCAATAGATAGTTACGTTCAGGAAAAACAACACCACGAACATCATGATCACCATCATCATTCTCCTCATTTAGAAGCCGATAGTTTCGTTTCCATGTCATTTCAAAGCGATAAACCCTTTGATGTCTATAAATTTCAAAAGTTTTTAACCGAACAACTTCCCCTAGAAGTATTTCGCGCCAAAGGAATTATTTGGTTTGCAGGCAGTGAATTACGCCACATCTTCCAACTATGTGGACAACGTAGTGATCTCAAGTCTGACCGTTGGTCTACTCCTCCTGCTAACCAGTTAGTCTTTATCGGTCGTCATTTAGATATTGATAAACTGCGCCAACAGCTAAATGACTGTTTGGCTACTTCTGTTACTGTTTAA
- a CDS encoding metallophosphoesterase family protein has product MSLIRHNPAFTALERILSSDADVLFCGHTHVPYVRTLDSGQLHILVNQPNKDERPAISFNSPVKRIINVGSVGEPRHGRPNATYVVYDTEIEAASLREVEYDYQKTCAAILDAGLPPIFAWRLARGLEFAEKADDPTHVCER; this is encoded by the coding sequence ATGAGTTTGATTCGTCATAATCCTGCTTTTACCGCCTTAGAAAGAATCTTATCCAGTGATGCAGATGTGCTGTTTTGTGGACATACTCATGTTCCCTATGTTCGCACCCTAGATTCGGGACAATTGCATATTTTAGTTAATCAGCCTAATAAAGATGAACGACCAGCAATCAGTTTTAATAGCCCTGTTAAGCGAATTATCAATGTCGGTTCGGTAGGCGAACCCCGTCATGGTCGTCCTAATGCTACTTATGTGGTTTATGACACCGAGATAGAAGCAGCAAGTTTACGAGAAGTGGAGTATGACTATCAAAAAACCTGTGCTGCAATTTTAGATGCTGGTTTACCGCCTATTTTTGCTTGGCGTTTGGCTAGAGGACTAGAATTTGCTGAAAAAGCAGATGATCCGACTCATGTTTGTGAGAGATAA
- a CDS encoding GNAT family N-acetyltransferase, producing the protein MPHEYQVIEINNRLVGFMKVVSSETEIYLGEIQITKDFQQQGIGTSLIKSVIQEAQANNKKL; encoded by the coding sequence ATTCCTCATGAATATCAAGTAATTGAAATAAATAATAGACTTGTTGGTTTTATGAAAGTTGTCTCATCAGAAACCGAAATTTATTTAGGAGAAATCCAGATTACCAAAGATTTTCAGCAACAAGGAATTGGAACAAGTTTAATCAAGTCAGTTATTCAAGAAGCACAAGCAAACAATAAAAAGTTATGA
- a CDS encoding type II toxin-antitoxin system RelE/ParE family toxin, whose translation MNLCKKCSTNTAFQVKSAKSAELQIETAYLWLKKRNPTYADKWFKGLMNAIASLQEKPRRCSLATESEVFSEEVRQVLYGKSRNRYRVLFTIGEDIVYILFVRHTSQALLTEDDIGDED comes from the coding sequence CTGAATTTATGCAAGAAATGCAGTACAAACACGGCATTTCAAGTTAAGAGCGCGAAATCCGCAGAATTACAAATCGAAACTGCTTATCTGTGGTTGAAAAAACGCAATCCTACCTATGCAGATAAATGGTTTAAAGGATTGATGAATGCGATCGCTTCTTTACAAGAAAAACCCCGACGTTGTTCTTTAGCTACAGAAAGTGAGGTGTTTTCTGAAGAAGTAAGACAAGTGCTTTATGGTAAATCAAGAAATAGATATAGAGTTTTATTCACAATTGGTGAAGATATTGTATATATTCTTTTTGTTCGTCATACTTCTCAAGCTTTACTTACTGAAGATGATATTGGAGATGAAGATTAG
- a CDS encoding type II toxin-antitoxin system Phd/YefM family antitoxin, producing MLDISRDIQSLSNFKRNTSSAIAQLKQTGEPIVLTVNGKAEVVVQDAKSYQQLLEKIEKLEAIAGIKQGLADIESGETPPLAEFMQEMQYKHGISS from the coding sequence ATGCTCGATATTAGTAGGGATATTCAATCTCTTTCCAACTTCAAACGCAATACTTCTAGTGCGATCGCCCAATTGAAGCAAACGGGAGAACCCATAGTTTTAACGGTGAATGGCAAAGCTGAAGTGGTAGTGCAAGATGCTAAATCATATCAGCAGCTTTTAGAAAAAATTGAGAAACTGGAAGCAATCGCAGGTATTAAACAAGGATTAGCAGATATAGAATCAGGAGAAACTCCCCCTCTAGCTGAATTTATGCAAGAAATGCAGTACAAACACGGCATTTCAAGTTAA
- a CDS encoding metallophosphatase, with protein MWAILSRIEGNIAAYEAVLADIKRQRVEVEELYILEDLIAANPDSEKVIKRIKNPLPGELEPQVGVGWWEEQCFALHGMGSTAEPTELIARFGKETAKLLWDSVSRETVQWVRNCHFGFFELDCLLIHGSTVSVGDELSPETQPWQMLDRLQRVQANHLFCGRSGQAFEYQLQGGSVDSSVMTLERQQPVQTITAPQRRVIGVGNVGRELGKATYTLYNPYSEIVFGKALGERLEFKTVFYGNKKG; from the coding sequence ATGTGGGCAATTTTAAGCCGAATTGAAGGAAATATTGCAGCTTACGAAGCAGTATTGGCAGATATCAAACGCCAGCGCGTTGAGGTGGAGGAATTATATATTTTAGAGGATCTCATCGCAGCTAACCCAGATAGCGAAAAAGTAATTAAACGAATTAAAAACCCTTTACCTGGAGAATTAGAACCCCAAGTAGGCGTCGGCTGGTGGGAAGAACAGTGCTTTGCTTTACATGGCATGGGTTCGACAGCAGAACCAACAGAATTGATCGCTCGCTTTGGCAAAGAAACAGCTAAACTACTTTGGGATTCGGTATCGCGCGAAACCGTACAGTGGGTACGCAATTGTCACTTTGGTTTTTTTGAATTGGATTGTTTGTTAATTCACGGTAGCACTGTGAGTGTCGGTGATGAATTAAGTCCTGAAACTCAACCCTGGCAGATGTTAGACCGCCTGCAAAGAGTACAGGCAAATCATCTCTTTTGTGGTCGTTCGGGTCAAGCATTTGAATATCAACTACAGGGAGGTTCGGTTGATAGTTCGGTGATGACTTTAGAGCGTCAGCAACCCGTTCAAACTATTACTGCTCCTCAAAGAAGAGTGATCGGTGTGGGAAATGTAGGAAGAGAGTTAGGCAAGGCTACTTATACTCTTTATAATCCGTATAGCGAAATCGTCTTTGGCAAGGCACTGGGTGAACGCCTGGAGTTTAAAACGGTTTTTTATGGCAATAAAAAGGGATAG
- the clpB gene encoding ATP-dependent chaperone ClpB, whose protein sequence is MQPTDQSKFTEQAWDAIVKSQEVAKLFQNQNLEVEHLILAALEQEGLALAILDKANIDSLRLKQQLEMFTKRQPRIGSSQLYLGPSLDRMLDRAEDCRSSWEDNFISIEHILMGFAEDARIGKKSLRSFNVDPQDLEKAIRSIRGSQKVTKQNQEEQYQALEKYGRDLTEQAKAGKLDPVIGRDEEIRRVIQVLSRRSKNNPVLIGEPGVGKTAIAEGLAQRIVNGDVPESLKNRQLISLDMGSLIAGAKYRGEFEERLRAVLKEVTESSGQIVLFIDEVHTVVGAGAKEGSGSMDAGNLLKPMLARGELRCIGATTLDEYRKNIEKDPALERRFQQVYVKQPTVEDTISILRGLKERYEVHHGVTITDSALVAAATLSQRYITERFLPDKAIDLIDEAAAKLKMEITSKPSELEDIDRRIMQLEMEKVSLTGESQRPGILTRDRAAKERLSKIKAEIETLKGKQEGLSAQWQSEKSLLDEINALKEEEEKARLQLDQAERAFDHEKAAQLKYGKLETLQRSLETKEAKLIDLQSEETTLLREQVTESDIAEIVANWTGVPINRLLESERQKLLQLEGHLHQRIIGQQEPVAAVAAAIRMARAGMSDPGRPIGSFLFMGPTGVGKTELARALAAFLFDSEDAMVRIDMSEYMEKHAVSRLVGAPPGYIGFEEGGQLTEAVRRRPYCVVLLDEVEKAHKDVFNILLQVLDDGRITDSQGRVVDFRNAIIVMTSNIGSENILNVKGEEQDYEEIYKQVNKALRSHFRPEFLNRIDDLIIFHGLKKEELKEIVAIQIQNIQRLLSEQKIAIELSPAAQDRIVTIGYDPAYGARPLKRAIRRELQNPIATMILDNTFTAGDKIVVDCVGEKLIFNRETPPIVIETATSAQTQNSTKKAVANTKQLNPKSDEKPEAVSSEI, encoded by the coding sequence ATGCAGCCTACCGACCAAAGTAAGTTTACTGAACAAGCCTGGGATGCGATCGTTAAATCTCAAGAAGTTGCCAAACTATTTCAGAATCAGAACTTAGAGGTAGAGCATTTAATCTTAGCAGCCTTAGAACAGGAAGGTTTAGCACTAGCTATTTTAGATAAAGCCAATATTGATTCTCTACGCCTCAAGCAGCAGCTAGAGATGTTTACTAAACGTCAGCCCAGAATTGGTTCTTCTCAACTATATTTAGGACCTAGCTTAGACCGTATGTTAGACCGTGCGGAGGACTGTCGCTCAAGTTGGGAAGATAACTTTATCTCCATCGAACATATTCTGATGGGGTTTGCCGAGGATGCCCGTATTGGCAAGAAATCTCTTCGTAGCTTTAATGTTGACCCACAGGATTTAGAAAAAGCAATCAGGTCAATCCGAGGTTCACAGAAAGTAACTAAACAGAACCAAGAAGAACAGTATCAGGCATTAGAAAAGTATGGGCGAGATCTGACCGAACAGGCAAAGGCAGGTAAATTAGACCCCGTAATCGGTCGCGATGAAGAGATCCGTCGAGTAATTCAGGTGCTGTCTCGTCGTTCCAAAAACAATCCTGTGTTGATAGGTGAGCCTGGAGTTGGCAAAACTGCGATCGCCGAAGGATTAGCGCAACGCATTGTCAATGGCGATGTGCCTGAATCTCTGAAAAACCGTCAGTTGATTTCTCTGGATATGGGTAGCCTAATTGCAGGGGCAAAATACCGGGGAGAATTTGAAGAACGTTTACGGGCGGTTTTAAAAGAAGTAACTGAATCTAGCGGACAAATAGTTTTATTTATTGATGAAGTCCATACCGTTGTCGGTGCAGGAGCAAAAGAAGGCTCTGGTTCGATGGACGCGGGCAACTTACTCAAGCCAATGCTAGCCCGCGGAGAATTGCGCTGTATCGGCGCGACAACTCTTGATGAATATCGCAAAAATATTGAAAAAGACCCAGCCCTAGAAAGACGTTTCCAGCAGGTCTACGTTAAGCAACCTACCGTAGAAGATACTATTTCTATTTTACGTGGACTCAAAGAAAGATACGAGGTGCATCATGGCGTAACTATTACTGACTCGGCACTAGTAGCGGCAGCAACCCTGTCTCAACGCTACATTACCGAGCGCTTTTTACCTGATAAAGCGATCGATTTGATCGACGAAGCAGCCGCTAAATTAAAAATGGAGATTACTTCTAAACCGAGCGAATTAGAAGATATTGATCGCCGTATTATGCAGCTAGAGATGGAAAAAGTCTCTTTGACTGGAGAAAGTCAACGCCCAGGAATCCTGACCAGAGATCGGGCTGCCAAAGAAAGATTGAGCAAGATTAAAGCAGAAATTGAAACTTTAAAAGGTAAACAGGAAGGACTGTCTGCTCAATGGCAATCAGAAAAAAGCTTATTAGACGAAATCAACGCTCTCAAAGAAGAAGAAGAAAAAGCACGACTCCAATTAGATCAAGCTGAACGAGCTTTCGACCATGAAAAAGCGGCACAGTTAAAATATGGCAAGCTGGAAACTTTGCAGAGAAGTTTGGAAACCAAAGAAGCCAAACTAATCGATCTTCAATCTGAGGAAACAACTCTGCTGAGAGAACAAGTAACTGAATCTGATATCGCCGAAATTGTGGCTAACTGGACAGGAGTACCAATTAATCGTCTACTAGAATCTGAAAGACAAAAGCTACTTCAACTAGAAGGACACCTCCATCAAAGAATTATCGGACAACAAGAGCCTGTGGCAGCAGTAGCAGCAGCTATACGTATGGCAAGAGCAGGAATGAGCGATCCTGGTAGACCTATCGGTTCATTTTTATTTATGGGACCTACGGGGGTTGGTAAAACTGAGTTAGCCAGAGCTTTAGCAGCTTTTCTCTTTGATAGTGAAGATGCGATGGTACGGATTGATATGTCCGAATACATGGAGAAACACGCCGTATCTCGTTTGGTGGGTGCGCCTCCAGGGTATATTGGCTTTGAGGAAGGAGGACAGTTAACTGAAGCAGTGCGCCGTCGTCCATACTGCGTGGTGTTATTGGATGAAGTAGAAAAAGCCCACAAGGATGTGTTTAATATTTTGCTTCAGGTGCTTGATGATGGCAGAATTACTGACTCTCAAGGGCGGGTAGTAGACTTCCGCAACGCTATTATTGTAATGACTAGCAATATTGGTAGTGAAAATATTCTCAACGTTAAGGGAGAAGAGCAAGATTACGAAGAAATTTATAAGCAGGTAAACAAGGCTCTGCGAAGTCATTTCCGCCCTGAATTTCTCAACCGTATTGACGATCTAATTATCTTCCATGGCTTGAAAAAAGAAGAATTAAAAGAGATTGTTGCTATTCAAATTCAAAATATTCAACGTCTCTTAAGTGAACAAAAAATTGCGATTGAACTTTCTCCCGCAGCTCAAGATCGCATTGTCACCATCGGCTATGATCCTGCTTATGGTGCGCGTCCGCTCAAACGGGCAATTAGACGCGAACTTCAAAATCCCATTGCTACGATGATTTTAGATAATACGTTCACCGCAGGGGATAAAATTGTTGTCGATTGCGTGGGAGAAAAATTAATCTTTAACAGAGAAACTCCCCCAATCGTTATCGAAACAGCAACGTCAGCCCAAACCCAAAACTCAACCAAAAAGGCTGTTGCCAACACGAAACAATTAAACCCAAAGTCTGATGAAAAACCAGAAGCTGTCTCGTCAGAAATATAG
- a CDS encoding DUF29 domain-containing protein, which produces MIEKTTKQEEWDVWLDKQVKYLRLHKFDQLDLDNIVEELEDLGREQRNACKSFCRQIIVHRLLIDYWHEQAQTRNHWRAEVVSFQSELQDRLTTNYRKYLTENLQLIYKQSRKIVEYKTELSDRFPENCPYTIEQIIEED; this is translated from the coding sequence ATGATTGAAAAAACTACAAAACAAGAAGAATGGGATGTTTGGCTTGACAAACAAGTTAAATATTTGCGATTACATAAGTTTGATCAGCTAGATCTAGACAATATTGTAGAAGAGTTAGAAGATTTGGGTAGAGAGCAAAGAAACGCTTGTAAAAGTTTTTGCCGTCAAATTATTGTTCATCGCTTACTAATTGATTATTGGCATGAACAAGCACAAACTCGCAACCATTGGCGAGCTGAAGTAGTAAGTTTTCAAAGTGAATTACAAGACAGACTCACAACAAACTATAGAAAATATTTAACAGAAAATCTTCAGCTTATCTACAAACAAAGCAGGAAAATTGTTGAGTACAAAACAGAATTGAGCGATCGCTTTCCTGAAAACTGCCCCTATACAATTGAGCAGATAATTGAAGAAGATTAA
- a CDS encoding RRXRR domain-containing protein, translating to MKQERVPVVDKNNVPLMPTRPSKARRLVRDGKAVGLFNQLGVYYIQLTFEPENRKTQLIAAGLDPGKKYAAVGVQSSRFTLFTAHLFLPFETVKKRMEQRRMMRRSRRGRRIDRSIPFKFRAHRQCRFNNRRQKKVVPSVKSNRLWEIRVISELAKIYPITKIVFEYVKAKTKKRCSFSPVQVGQKWAIKQLSKIAPVTTKFGWQTAKLREHFGLPKQKHSKGDAVPETHSLDSLVLASSVFKDYLPFENSQGRGHCWQGRVRITPCPFFVIRRPPISRRQLHLLVPAKGGQRRKYGGSTTPFDIRKGDLVRYKDKLGYCSGYTGKSISVSDVNWKRLGKYVANKVKLVKRSTNLICKNIIGGARFLYG from the coding sequence ATGAAACAAGAACGAGTACCAGTAGTAGATAAAAACAATGTCCCGCTTATGCCTACCCGTCCTTCTAAAGCTCGGAGATTAGTGCGTGACGGCAAAGCAGTAGGGTTATTTAACCAGCTTGGAGTTTATTATATTCAATTAACTTTTGAGCCTGAGAACAGAAAGACTCAACTAATAGCAGCAGGATTAGATCCTGGAAAAAAGTATGCGGCAGTAGGTGTACAAAGCAGTAGGTTTACTCTGTTTACTGCTCATTTATTTTTACCTTTTGAAACTGTCAAAAAACGAATGGAACAACGTCGAATGATGCGCCGTAGTAGGAGAGGCAGGAGAATCGATCGCTCTATACCTTTTAAATTTCGCGCTCATCGTCAATGCCGATTTAATAACCGCAGACAAAAGAAAGTCGTCCCATCTGTAAAGAGCAATCGTCTTTGGGAAATTCGAGTTATTTCTGAGCTAGCTAAAATTTATCCAATAACTAAAATAGTTTTTGAGTATGTTAAAGCCAAGACAAAGAAAAGGTGTTCTTTCTCGCCAGTCCAAGTGGGGCAAAAGTGGGCAATTAAGCAGCTATCTAAAATTGCGCCTGTTACAACTAAATTTGGTTGGCAAACAGCAAAGCTAAGAGAACATTTCGGCTTACCCAAACAAAAACACTCTAAGGGCGATGCAGTTCCAGAAACCCACAGTCTTGACAGCCTGGTGTTAGCATCTTCGGTATTTAAAGATTACTTACCTTTTGAGAATTCTCAAGGTAGAGGTCATTGCTGGCAGGGACGAGTAAGAATTACACCTTGTCCCTTCTTCGTTATTCGTCGTCCACCAATATCTAGAAGACAGCTTCATCTATTAGTGCCAGCAAAGGGTGGACAAAGACGTAAATATGGTGGCAGTACTACTCCTTTTGATATCCGCAAAGGTGATTTAGTCAGATATAAAGACAAATTAGGCTATTGCTCTGGATATACAGGTAAAAGTATTTCGGTATCAGATGTTAACTGGAAGAGATTAGGTAAATATGTGGCTAACAAAGTCAAGCTAGTAAAACGTTCTACTAATTTAATTTGTAAAAACATAATTGGAGGCGCACGATTCCTCTACGGCTAA